The sequence below is a genomic window from Polyangiaceae bacterium.
CTTGCAAGCCCACGACACCGATCAGGCGGCCGCCCAGGGCCACCAACATCACCGTGCGGCCCATGGCCTCCAGCTCGCCGATCTTCGGCTCTGCGGCTGCGACGCTGATGCGCTCCCGCAACATGAGGGCACGGCTGCCCACCACCAGCGGCTGGCCATTGGCGGCCACGGCGGTGACGCCCAAGCCGGCGACCACGTTCGGGCTCCGAACGCCGTCGGGGCGAATCCCCCGCGCCCGCGCCGCGCGCACCAAAGCGGTGGCGACGGGATGCGGCGAGCCGCTCTCGGCGCCCGCCATCAGCGATAGGACGCGCTCCGCCTCGGCGTCCCCCATCGGCACGATGGACGCCACCTCGGGCTCGCCCAAGAGCAACGTGCCGCGCGCGCAGAAGGCCGCGATGGTCACGCGGCCGGCCTTGTCCAGCGCCGTGGCCGAGCGGAACACGATGCCGCGCCGAAGCGCCGCGAGCACGGCGGTGGCGACTTGCATCGCGCCGATCTGTGCGATCCCCGCCGTGGCCAAGGAGGCCTGCGCCGCGATCGCGAACATGGCGATGGTCAGCGTGCTCTGGTTTTCCGCGAAGGCGGTGAGCGCGGCGAGCCCCGCCGCGAACGGGGCGGCGCGCTCCGCCGTGAGACGCCCGGCGCGGGCGAGGGGAGCGAGCAGATCGGCTCGCCGGCGCGGGTCGCTGGTGAGGCGCAGCCAAGCGCGGTCGAAGCCGGCCCAGGCCACCACGCTGCGGATGCGTCCCTGCACCACGCGAGCACCGGCCACGATGGGATCCCCTTCGCTCAGCTCCGCCGTCGTCTTGGCGCCGAGCCAGGGGGCGACGGTCGCTTCGCCGGCCACGATGGTGGCGTCCACCGGCACCGTCTCGCCGGCTTCCACGACGATCTCCTCGCCGGGCCGCAGGTCCACCGCGCGGACTTCCGCGATCTCGTCGGCGATCACGCGGTGGGTGGGCGCGTCGAGCTCCAGCGCGATGTGCTCGCGCTCGGCATCCACCGGCCGCCGCGCTCGCTGCACCAGCCAAACCCCGCCGGCAATGCAGGCCACGACGACGCCGGCCAGGGTGATCGCGCTCGGCGCGCGCGCGGCGTCCGTGATGCGGGCCACGATGGCGGCCAGCGTCCCGAGCACGGGCGCGGCGAGCAGCGCTGCAGGATGCAGATCCGCTGGATCTCGCTCCCCGGACAGCGCTTGCGCCACCAGTGCCGCCGTCGCCACCGTGAGCACCACCACGCGGGACGTGAGGGCCACACCGGAGCTACCCGCCAGCAACAGGGCCACCGCCAGGGTGCCGCCGAGCATCGCCAGCGAAAGCAGCAGCGCGCCTACGTCGGTGACGTCGCCGCGCGCTTCCTCCCCGAGCAGCGGCGGCGGCTCCGGCGAGCGCCGCTCGACGATCTCCGGGTCCTCCGCTGGGGGCGCGAGCTCCGCAACGTCCGCGAGGGCTGCCGCCGCTTGGCGCCGGGCGTCGAGCTCGGCGCTGGTCTCGTGGCGAGTGGCCACCACCTGCTCCTCCGACAGCGCGCTCGGCCGGCGCCGGCGGGGCAGCGGAAGGGGCGTCAGATGCGTGGACGGATCGTACCGATCCCGGCACTCCGTGCTGCAAAAATAGCGAAAGCGCTCGCCGTAGATGGCGACGCGATCGGCACGCAGGGGATCCGTGTCGGCGCCACAGGTGGCGCACGGAACCAATACGCTGGCTGCTCGAGCGGCGTCAGCCATCGACCTCCAGGGCCCAGGCCAGTGCCGCCTTCGAGGTGTGGAGCCGGGCCTCGGCCTCGTCCCACACGAAGCTGCGCTCGCCTTCGAGCACGGCTTCCTCGATCTCTTCGCCGCGGTGCGCGGGCAAGCAGTGCAGCACCACCACGTCCTTTGCCGCGCTGGCCACGAGCTTCTCGGTGAGGGTGAACCCGGCAAAGGCCTTGCGGCGCGCTTCAGCCTCCGCTTCTTGCCCCATGCTGGCGAACACGTCGGTGCTCACCACGTCGGCGCCCTCCACCGCGGCCTCCGGTCGGCGCACGACCTGGATCTTGGCGCCGGCTTCCCGGGCGGAGTTCAGGTACGCCGGGCTCGGGTCGAAGCCCTCGGGGCACGCCAACGTCAGCTCCAGGCCCAGGAGGCCCGCGGCTTCGATCCAGGAGTTGGCCATGTTGTTGCCATCCCCGAGCCAGGCGAAGCGGAGCCCCTCGAGCTTGCCGCGCACGCGCCGCACCGTCATGAGGTCGGCCAAGAGCTGCATCGGGTGGGATGCATCCGTCAGCGCGTTGAGCACCGGCACGGAGCTGAAACGCGCGAGCTCTTCCAAACGCTCCGCGCCGCTGGTGCGCAGCGTGATGCCGTGCACCATTCGCGACAGCACCCGCGCCGTGTCCTTGATGGGCTCGCCGCGGCCGATCTGGGAGCCGGCGCCGGTGATCACGACGGGGTGCCCGCCGAGCTCGGCTACCGCCACCTCCAGCGACAGCCGCGTGCGGGTGGACGCCTTCTCGAACACCAGCGCGACGGACTTGCCGGCGAGGGGTTTGTCGTGGCGTCCGCGCTGCTCCAAGTAGCGATCCGAAGCGTTCAGCAGAGCGATCAGGCCGTCGCGGCCCGCGTCAGAAAGGTCGAGAAAATGTCGCGTCATGGCGTCCTCCCGAGCACGTCGTCGATGAGGGCGAGCCCTTCGTCGAGCTCGGCCTTGGTGATGATCAATGGTGGGCTCAGGCGCAGGCCTTGCCCGCCCGCAATCGTGATCAGCACGCCTGCGTCTCGCAGCGCCGCCACGATGCCGCGGGCGTCCACGC
It includes:
- a CDS encoding cation-translocating P-type ATPase — encoded protein: MADAARAASVLVPCATCGADTDPLRADRVAIYGERFRYFCSTECRDRYDPSTHLTPLPLPRRRRPSALSEEQVVATRHETSAELDARRQAAAALADVAELAPPAEDPEIVERRSPEPPPLLGEEARGDVTDVGALLLSLAMLGGTLAVALLLAGSSGVALTSRVVVLTVATAALVAQALSGERDPADLHPAALLAAPVLGTLAAIVARITDAARAPSAITLAGVVVACIAGGVWLVQRARRPVDAEREHIALELDAPTHRVIADEIAEVRAVDLRPGEEIVVEAGETVPVDATIVAGEATVAPWLGAKTTAELSEGDPIVAGARVVQGRIRSVVAWAGFDRAWLRLTSDPRRRADLLAPLARAGRLTAERAAPFAAGLAALTAFAENQSTLTIAMFAIAAQASLATAGIAQIGAMQVATAVLAALRRGIVFRSATALDKAGRVTIAAFCARGTLLLGEPEVASIVPMGDAEAERVLSLMAGAESGSPHPVATALVRAARARGIRPDGVRSPNVVAGLGVTAVAANGQPLVVGSRALMLRERISVAAAEPKIGELEAMGRTVMLVALGGRLIGVVGLQDGLRPGARAAVQHLLDVNVEPVLLSGDARETCEAIGRTLDIEHIRPEILPAERGDEIARLADGGATVAVLGCSPADDIALGAANVSVALASAGSSAAEWNVQLASDDVRDAALALRVAHEARSEARLGLILAIAPGAIGALAVAFALIPPAAAPIAALLGTAGALFRLRSLSA
- the argF gene encoding ornithine carbamoyltransferase, whose translation is MTRHFLDLSDAGRDGLIALLNASDRYLEQRGRHDKPLAGKSVALVFEKASTRTRLSLEVAVAELGGHPVVITGAGSQIGRGEPIKDTARVLSRMVHGITLRTSGAERLEELARFSSVPVLNALTDASHPMQLLADLMTVRRVRGKLEGLRFAWLGDGNNMANSWIEAAGLLGLELTLACPEGFDPSPAYLNSAREAGAKIQVVRRPEAAVEGADVVSTDVFASMGQEAEAEARRKAFAGFTLTEKLVASAAKDVVVLHCLPAHRGEEIEEAVLEGERSFVWDEAEARLHTSKAALAWALEVDG